A genomic segment from Corylus avellana chromosome ca5, CavTom2PMs-1.0 encodes:
- the LOC132180968 gene encoding F-box/LRR-repeat MAX2 homolog A: MAATINDLPDAILTNIFALLSDTRTRNSLSLVCHKFLQLEKATRTSLTLRGNARDLVLIPHCFRSVTRLDLSLLSPWGHALLSSSSSLSYDPKLLARHLRHVFPLVTSLTVYSRSPSVLEVLSPQWPGLRHVKLVRWHQRPQILPGSDFSPVFEHCPSLTSLDLSEFYYWTEDLPPVLQAYPATAASLTKLNLLTKSFTEGFKSHEIQQVVAACPNLRHLLIACVFDPRYIGFVGDDALLSIARSCPKLTLLHLADTASLATTRGDPNEEGYSSEDARISRATLVELFSGLPLIEELVLDVCKNVRDSGLALEELGSRCGKLKVLKLGHFHSVCTPIGSQLDGVALCEGLESLSIKNSADLDDMGLIAIARGCWKLKKFEVVGCKRITGKGVRTLASLLRRSLVEVGISDCINLDAAASLRALEPVCDRIERLHIDCVWESVEEDGEKDAEAGVCDFKLGEFQNAAHVMDLFGGSEFEGVSNKKKRCKYSEEAGCSYRGSNGNGLWYKSWERLRYLSLWIAVGDLLSPLPMAGLEDCPNLEEIQIRVEGDCRERPKPSEPALGLSTLAQYPRLSKMQLDCGDTIGFALTAPSGQMDLSLWERFFLNGIGDLSLLEELDYWPPQDRDVNQRSLSLPAAGLLAECGTLRKLFIHGTAHEHFMNFMLRIPNLRDVQLREDYYPAPENDMSTEMRVDSTSRFEDALNRRLIPD; encoded by the coding sequence ATGGCCGCCACCATCAACGACCTGCCGGACGCTATTCTCACCAACATCTTCGCCTTACTCTCCGACACCCGTACGCGCAACTCCCTCTCCCTCGTATGCCACAAGTTCCTCCAGCTCGAGAAGGCCACGCGCACCTCCCTCACTCTCCGAGGCAACGCGCGCGACCTCGTCTTGATCCCTCACTGTTTCCGCTCCGTCACGCGCCTCGACCTCTCCCTGCTCTCCCCCTGGGGCCACGCGCtgctctcctcctcctcctctctctcctACGATCCCAAGCTCCTAGCTCGCCACCTGCGGCACGTTTTCCCGCTGGTCACCTCCCTCACCGTCTATTCCAGATCGCCCTCCGTTCTAGAAGTCCTGTCCCCTCAATGGCCGGGATTGCGCCACGTCAAGCTTGTGCGCTGGCACCAACGGCCGCAAATCCTTCCCGGATCCGACTTCTCTCCGGTCTTTGAGCATTGCCCCTCGCTGACGTCACTGGACCTATCGGAATTCTACTACTGGACCGAGGATCTCCCTCCGGTTCTGCAAGCCTATCCGGCCACCGCGGCCTCGCTTACGAAGCTCAACCTCCTGACCAAGTCCTTCACAGAGGGCTTCAAATCCCACGAGATCCAACAGGTGGTCGCCGCTTGCCCAAACCTCAGGCACCTCCTCATAGCCTGTGTGTTCGATCCCAGGTACATTGGGTTCGTCGGCGACGACGCCTTGCTGTCAATAGCGAGGAGCTGCCCCAAGCTCACGCTTCTCCACCTGGCCGACACGGCGTCGTTGGCGACCACCCGTGGGGACCCCAACGAGGAGGGGTATAGTTCGGAGGACGCGAGGATTAGCCGCGCGACGCTGGTGGAGCTCTTCTCGGGGCTGCCTCTCATAGAGGAACTGGTGCTCGATGTTTGTAAGAACGTGAGGGATAGTGGGTTAGCGTTGGAAGAGCTTGGGTCCAGATGTGGGAAGCTCAAGGTGCTGAAGCTGGGGCACTTTCACAGCGTGTGCACGCCGATTGGATCGCAGTTGGATGGGGTCGCGTTGTGCGAAGGGCTGGAGTCGCTGTCGATAAAGAACTCGGCGGACTTGGACGACATGGGGTTGATAGCGATCGCGAGGGGGTGttggaaattgaagaaatttgaggTGGTTGGGTGCAAGAGGATCACTGGGAAGGGAGTGAGGACATTGGCTTCCTTACTGAGGAGGAGCTTGGTGGAGGTTGGGATTTCTGATTGTATCAATCTCGATGCCGCGGCGTCTTTGAGAGCACTGGAGCCGGTTTGCGATCGGATCGAGCGGCTTCATATTGATTGCGTGTGGGAGAGCGTGGAAGAAGATGGGGAGAAGGATGCTGAGGCAGGTGTTTGTGATTTCAAATTGGGCGAGTTCCAGAATGCAGCTCATGTGATGGACTTGTTTGGTGGGAGTGAATTCGAGGGGGTGagcaacaagaagaagagaTGCAAGTACTCGGAGGAAGCAGGTTGTTCGTATAGGGGAAGTAACGGGAATGGGTTGTGGTACAAGAGCTGGGAGCGGCTGAGATATCTCTCTCTTTGGATTGCTGTTGGCGACCTTCTGTCTCCTTTGCCAATGGCGGGTCTTGAGGACTGTCCTAACTTGGAGGAGATTCAGATACGGGTTGAAGGAGATTGCAGAGAAAGGCCCAAGCCGTCCGAGCCTGCCTTGGGGTTGAGCACACTGGCACAGTATCCTCGGCTGTCGAAGATGCAGTTGGATTGTGGTGATACAATAGGTTTTGCACTGACCGCTCCGTCGGGGCAAATGGATCTGAGCCTGTGGGAGAGGTTTTTCCTGAATGGAATTGGGGATTTGAGTCTTCTGGAGGAGCTCGACTATTGGCCACCGCAAGACCGGGATGTTAATCAGAGGAGTTTGTCACTTCCGGCGGCTGGTTTGCTTGCAGAATGTGGGACTCTGAGGAAGCTTTTTATACATGGCACGGCTCATGAGCATTTCATGAATTTCATGCTGAGAATACCTAACCTGAGAGATGTGCAGCTGAGAGAGGACTACTATCCGGCGCCGGAGAATGACATGAGTACAGAGATGAGGGTGGACTCCACCAGTCGCTTCGAAGACGCATTGAATAGGCGTCTGATCCCGGATTGA